The following proteins are encoded in a genomic region of Vibrio tasmaniensis:
- a CDS encoding SpoVR family protein, whose translation MTAKSNVAEKSNIADRDKATQKRNDKMLPDGPDWTFNLLEQYHVEIKRVAQHYRLDTYPNQIEVITSEQMMDAYSSIGMPINYNHWSFGKKFIQTEQNYKHGQMGLAYEIVINSDPCIAYLMEENTVTMQALVMAHACYGHNSFFKGNYLFQTWTDASSIIDYLLFAKKYITDCEEKYGVAEVEKLLDSCHALMNYGVDRYKRPEKISIAEETARQEEREAYLQSQVNELWRTVPQNKSKEEETKNRFPSEPQENILYFIEKNAPLLEPWQRECVRIVRKVSQYFYPQKQTQVMNEGWATFWHYTILNHLYDEGLVSDKFILEFLHSHTSVVAQPAYNSPYFSGINPYALGFAMFRDIRRICEEPTDEDKEWFPELAGSDWLEAVHFAMHNFKDESFISQYLSPKIIRDFKLFSVLDDDRKNTIEISAIHDDPGYRLIREKLAAQYNLSNLEPNIQVFNVDVRGDRSMTLQYVPHGRIPLDKGYDEVMKHLYRLWGFDVILEEVKDTGHREILTTCPKRNDYGAKI comes from the coding sequence ATGACAGCGAAATCAAACGTTGCAGAGAAATCAAACATTGCCGATAGAGACAAAGCGACACAGAAGAGAAACGACAAGATGCTGCCTGATGGTCCAGATTGGACGTTCAACCTCTTAGAGCAATATCACGTAGAAATTAAGCGTGTGGCGCAGCATTACCGTTTAGACACTTACCCGAACCAGATTGAAGTGATTACCTCTGAGCAGATGATGGATGCTTACTCCAGTATTGGTATGCCCATCAATTACAACCACTGGTCTTTTGGTAAGAAGTTCATCCAGACAGAACAAAACTACAAACACGGCCAAATGGGATTAGCGTACGAAATCGTGATCAATTCAGATCCTTGTATCGCATATCTGATGGAAGAGAACACGGTCACGATGCAAGCGTTGGTAATGGCTCATGCTTGTTACGGTCATAACTCTTTCTTTAAGGGTAATTACCTGTTCCAAACCTGGACGGATGCCAGTTCCATCATCGACTATCTATTGTTTGCGAAAAAATACATTACCGACTGTGAAGAAAAATACGGTGTTGCCGAAGTCGAGAAACTTCTCGATTCTTGTCATGCTCTCATGAATTACGGTGTAGACAGATACAAACGCCCTGAGAAGATTTCCATTGCTGAAGAAACCGCAAGACAAGAAGAACGTGAAGCTTATCTGCAATCTCAAGTAAATGAGCTTTGGCGAACCGTTCCTCAGAACAAAAGTAAGGAAGAAGAAACCAAGAACCGTTTCCCTAGTGAGCCTCAAGAAAACATTCTCTACTTTATTGAGAAAAACGCGCCACTGCTTGAACCTTGGCAACGTGAGTGTGTTCGTATTGTTCGCAAGGTGAGCCAATACTTCTATCCTCAGAAACAAACTCAAGTAATGAATGAGGGTTGGGCAACCTTCTGGCACTACACCATTCTTAACCATCTTTACGACGAAGGCTTGGTGAGTGATAAGTTCATCTTAGAATTCCTACACAGCCACACCAGCGTGGTCGCACAACCCGCCTACAACAGCCCCTATTTCAGTGGGATAAACCCTTATGCGCTTGGCTTTGCCATGTTTAGAGACATTCGACGCATATGTGAAGAACCAACCGATGAAGACAAAGAGTGGTTCCCTGAATTAGCCGGAAGTGATTGGTTAGAAGCGGTGCACTTTGCGATGCACAATTTCAAAGATGAAAGCTTTATCAGCCAATACCTTTCACCAAAGATCATTCGAGACTTTAAGCTGTTCTCTGTGCTCGACGACGACCGCAAAAACACCATTGAGATAAGTGCAATTCACGATGACCCAGGCTATCGCTTGATTCGTGAAAAGCTTGCGGCGCAATACAACCTAAGTAACCTTGAACCGAATATTCAAGTGTTTAACGTCGATGTTCGTGGTGATCGTTCAATGACACTGCAGTATGTGCCTCACGGCCGTATCCCGCTTGATAAAGGCTACGACGAAGTGATGAAACATCTCTATCGTTTATGGGGCTTTGATGTAATTTTGGAGGAGGTCAAAGATACGGGTCATAGAGAAATTCTGACCACTTGTCCAAAGCGCAATGATTATGGAGCCAAGATTTAA
- a CDS encoding YeaH/YhbH family protein, with translation MAQFIDRRLNGKNKSAVNRQRFLRRHKEQIKESVADAVNRRSITNTETGEDVTIPHKDIKEPSFHQGQGGVRERVHPGNDQFITGDKIERPKGGGQGGGSGQGDASPDGEGQDEFTFQISKDEYLDILFEDLALPNLEKNQVNKITEWKIHRSGYQSAGIPSNIAIVRSLQQSLARRTAMTAGRKRELNTLMEQLDQVKMTEPAQPFEETRLKEEIAELRKRIESVPFIDTFDLRYKNYEKRPIPSSQAVMFCLMDVSGSMDQATKDIAKRFYVLLYLFLNRTYENVDVVFIRHHTQAKEVGEHEFFYSQETGGTIVSSALKLMKEIVADRYPANEWNIYAAQASDGDNWADDSPRCKELLVNTLLPTCQYYSYIEITRRSHQTLWHEYEKLEASFDNFAMKNIKTVDDIFPVFRELFQKETA, from the coding sequence ATGGCACAATTTATCGATCGGAGGCTCAATGGCAAAAATAAGAGTGCTGTGAATAGACAGCGTTTCTTACGACGCCATAAAGAGCAAATCAAAGAATCTGTGGCCGATGCAGTCAACCGACGCTCAATCACCAATACTGAAACCGGTGAAGACGTCACTATTCCTCATAAAGACATCAAAGAGCCAAGCTTTCACCAAGGTCAAGGCGGCGTAAGAGAACGCGTTCACCCAGGTAATGACCAGTTCATCACGGGCGATAAAATTGAACGTCCTAAAGGTGGCGGTCAAGGTGGCGGTTCAGGTCAAGGTGATGCAAGCCCTGATGGCGAAGGCCAAGACGAATTTACCTTCCAAATTTCAAAAGATGAGTACCTAGACATTCTCTTTGAGGATTTGGCACTCCCTAATCTCGAGAAAAATCAGGTCAACAAAATTACTGAATGGAAGATACACCGCTCTGGTTATCAAAGTGCGGGGATTCCATCCAACATCGCTATTGTTCGCTCTCTACAACAATCTCTCGCTCGAAGAACGGCTATGACGGCGGGCAGAAAGCGTGAATTAAATACTCTAATGGAGCAGCTCGACCAAGTTAAAATGACTGAGCCTGCACAACCCTTTGAAGAAACACGTCTAAAAGAAGAGATCGCCGAACTGCGTAAACGCATTGAGAGCGTGCCATTCATTGACACCTTCGATTTACGTTACAAAAACTACGAGAAGCGCCCTATTCCATCTAGCCAAGCCGTTATGTTCTGTCTAATGGATGTATCTGGCTCAATGGACCAAGCAACCAAAGACATCGCTAAGCGCTTTTATGTGTTGCTCTACCTCTTCTTGAACCGTACTTATGAAAACGTCGATGTGGTGTTTATTCGTCACCATACTCAGGCTAAAGAAGTCGGCGAGCATGAGTTCTTCTACTCACAAGAGACTGGTGGCACCATCGTTTCTAGTGCACTGAAATTAATGAAAGAGATTGTCGCAGACCGTTATCCTGCTAATGAGTGGAATATCTACGCTGCACAAGCTTCTGATGGAGATAATTGGGCTGATGACTCGCCTCGCTGTAAAGAGTTGCTGGTCAATACGCTATTGCCTACTTGCCAATATTACTCTTACATCGAGATTACGCGCCGTTCACACCAAACGCTTTGGCACGAGTACGAGAAGCTAGAAGCTAGCTTCGATAATTTCGCCATGAAAAACATTAAAACGGTGGATGATATTTTTCCTGTGTTTAGAGAACTGTTCCAGAAAGAGACTGCGTAA
- a CDS encoding PrkA family serine protein kinase codes for MSIFDHYQSRYEAAKEEELTLQEFLGLCKDDKSAYANAAERLLLAIGEPKVIDTAQDPQLSRIFSNRVISRYSEFKDFYGMEDAIEQIVSYLKHAAQGLEERKQILYLLGPVGGGKSSLAEKLKALMQKLPIYVLSADGERSPVNDHPFCLFDVNEDGDLLKQEYGIEKRYIRSIMSPWAAKRLHDFGGDISKFKVIKLRPSILDQVAIAKTEPGDENNQDISSLVGKVDIRKLEHFSQDDPDAYSYSGALCKANQGVMEFVEMFKAPIKVLHPLLTATQEGNFNGTEGLSALPFDGMILAHSNESEWQTFRNNKNNEAFLDRVYIVKVPYCLRVSEEVKIYQKLLEHSELSKAPCSPSTLDLLSQFSILSRLKEPENSSLFSKMRVYDGETLKDTDPKAKSYQEYRDYAGVDEGMSGLSTRFAFKILSRVFNFDQAEVAANPVHLFYVIEQQIEREQFPQETAEKYLEFLKGYLVPRYVEFIGKEIQTAYLESYSEYGQNIFDRYVTYADFWIQDQEYRDPETGQLFDRASLNGELEKIEKTAGISNPKDFRNEIVNFVLRAKANNNGQNPVWTSYEKLRTVIEKKMFSNTEELLPVISFNAKTSTDDQKKHDDFVARMMEKGYTEKQVRLLSEWYLRVRKSS; via the coding sequence ATGAGTATTTTTGACCACTATCAATCACGTTATGAAGCAGCCAAGGAAGAAGAGCTGACATTGCAAGAGTTCTTAGGGCTGTGTAAAGACGATAAAAGTGCTTACGCGAATGCTGCCGAGCGCTTATTACTCGCCATTGGCGAACCGAAGGTCATTGACACTGCTCAAGACCCTCAACTAAGTCGTATTTTCTCGAACCGTGTCATCTCACGCTACAGTGAATTTAAAGATTTCTACGGCATGGAAGACGCGATTGAACAGATTGTTTCTTATCTAAAACATGCAGCGCAAGGTTTAGAAGAACGTAAGCAAATCCTTTATCTACTTGGCCCTGTGGGCGGTGGTAAATCTTCCCTTGCTGAAAAACTCAAAGCACTGATGCAAAAGCTACCAATCTATGTGCTGTCTGCCGATGGTGAGCGAAGCCCAGTGAATGATCACCCCTTCTGTCTATTTGACGTAAACGAAGATGGCGATCTTTTGAAACAAGAGTACGGAATAGAGAAACGTTACATACGCTCTATCATGTCACCTTGGGCAGCGAAACGCCTCCATGATTTCGGTGGTGACATCTCCAAATTCAAAGTCATCAAACTACGCCCTTCTATTCTCGACCAAGTTGCGATTGCGAAGACAGAGCCTGGTGATGAAAACAACCAAGATATCTCGTCTCTGGTTGGTAAAGTCGATATTCGTAAACTTGAGCACTTCTCTCAAGATGACCCTGATGCCTACAGCTACTCTGGTGCGCTGTGTAAAGCAAACCAAGGTGTGATGGAGTTCGTGGAGATGTTCAAGGCGCCAATCAAAGTCTTGCACCCACTTCTAACAGCAACCCAAGAAGGTAACTTCAACGGTACCGAAGGGCTTTCTGCACTGCCATTTGACGGTATGATTCTGGCTCACTCAAACGAATCCGAGTGGCAGACCTTCCGTAACAACAAAAACAACGAAGCCTTCCTCGACCGTGTGTACATTGTAAAAGTTCCTTACTGTCTGCGTGTCTCTGAAGAAGTTAAGATCTACCAAAAACTGCTTGAACACAGTGAGCTCTCCAAAGCCCCTTGTTCACCAAGCACACTCGATCTGCTATCGCAATTCAGCATCCTATCGAGACTAAAAGAGCCTGAAAACTCTTCACTGTTCTCAAAAATGCGGGTTTACGATGGTGAGACTTTAAAAGACACCGATCCAAAAGCGAAGAGTTACCAAGAGTACCGCGACTACGCAGGTGTTGACGAAGGCATGTCTGGGCTATCAACGCGTTTCGCCTTTAAAATCCTTTCTCGTGTATTTAACTTCGACCAAGCCGAAGTGGCGGCAAACCCAGTGCACCTATTCTACGTGATTGAACAGCAAATCGAACGTGAACAGTTCCCTCAAGAGACAGCTGAGAAGTACCTTGAGTTCTTGAAAGGATACCTAGTACCGCGTTATGTAGAATTCATTGGTAAAGAAATTCAAACCGCTTACCTAGAGTCTTACTCTGAGTACGGACAGAATATCTTCGACCGCTATGTCACCTACGCGGACTTCTGGATTCAAGACCAAGAGTACCGCGATCCAGAAACAGGACAGCTATTTGACCGTGCTTCTCTGAATGGTGAACTAGAGAAAATCGAGAAAACAGCTGGGATCAGTAACCCTAAAGACTTCCGAAATGAAATTGTGAACTTTGTGCTTCGTGCCAAAGCCAACAATAACGGTCAAAACCCGGTGTGGACTAGCTACGAGAAACTGCGCACTGTGATTGAGAAGAAAATGTTCTCCAACACAGAAGAGCTACTTCCTGTTATTTCGTTCAATGCTAAGACCTCAACGGATGATCAGAAAAAACACGACGACTTCGTTGCTCGTATGATGGAAAAAGGCTACACCGAGAAACAAGTTAGACTGCTATCCGAGTGGTACCTAAGAGTTCGTAAATCCTCATAA
- a CDS encoding YfbU family protein: MEMTNAQRLILSNQYYLMSQMDPENSAKYQRLQTIVERGYELQMRELNKEFGCLTEAECREVIDIMEMYHAMQESNKMLADQERAEVDQRRLQFLGFDIASEAQIVHYVRFLVDSEGLYPQFDKADHHFNSQMPMLEKYRRMLTTWRNCPRQYHLCATELSQIFSA, encoded by the coding sequence ATGGAAATGACCAATGCTCAGCGTCTAATTCTATCAAATCAATACTACCTTATGTCTCAAATGGATCCTGAGAACTCAGCTAAATACCAGCGTCTACAAACGATTGTAGAACGTGGTTATGAACTCCAAATGCGTGAGCTTAACAAAGAATTTGGTTGTTTGACTGAAGCAGAATGTCGCGAAGTTATCGACATCATGGAAATGTACCATGCCATGCAAGAGTCAAATAAAATGCTTGCAGATCAAGAGCGTGCTGAAGTTGATCAACGTCGTCTACAGTTCTTAGGTTTCGATATCGCATCTGAAGCGCAAATCGTACATTACGTACGTTTCCTTGTTGACTCTGAAGGTCTTTATCCTCAATTTGACAAAGCTGATCACCACTTCAATAGCCAAATGCCAATGCTAGAGAAATACCGTCGCATGCTAACAACATGGCGCAACTGCCCTCGTCAATACCACCTATGTGCGACAGAGCTATCTCAAATTTTTAGTGCTTAA
- the pflA gene encoding pyruvate formate lyase 1-activating protein produces MSTTGRIHSFESCGTVDGPGIRFIVFLQGCLMRCMYCHNRDTWDLHDGKEVTVEEIINEAKSYRHFMKASGGGITCSGGEAMLQPEFVRDFFRAAQAEGIHTCLDTNGYIRKHTEVVDEVLEASDLVMLDLKHMRDEIHHDFIGVSNRRTLDFARYLHKIGKKTWIRYVIVPGYTDSPEDAHLLGEFIKDMDNIEKVELLPYHKLGAHKWEALGHDYPLEGTNPPSKEKMDEIVAILNQYHSNVKY; encoded by the coding sequence ATGTCTACAACTGGTCGCATTCACTCATTCGAATCTTGTGGTACTGTCGATGGCCCTGGTATCCGCTTTATTGTGTTTCTTCAAGGCTGCTTAATGCGTTGTATGTACTGCCATAATCGCGATACATGGGATCTTCATGACGGAAAGGAAGTAACGGTCGAAGAAATCATCAACGAAGCAAAATCTTATCGTCATTTCATGAAAGCATCAGGCGGTGGTATCACCTGTTCTGGTGGTGAAGCGATGCTACAACCTGAGTTTGTTCGTGATTTTTTCCGCGCGGCGCAAGCAGAAGGCATCCACACTTGTCTTGATACTAATGGCTATATTCGTAAACACACTGAAGTGGTCGATGAAGTACTAGAAGCCTCTGATCTGGTCATGCTGGATCTTAAACATATGCGAGATGAAATTCACCACGATTTCATTGGTGTATCCAATAGACGTACTCTGGATTTTGCACGCTACCTACACAAAATAGGTAAGAAGACGTGGATTCGTTATGTGATTGTTCCTGGCTATACTGATAGTCCTGAAGATGCTCATCTTCTAGGTGAATTCATCAAGGACATGGATAACATCGAAAAAGTAGAACTGCTTCCTTACCACAAGCTAGGTGCTCATAAGTGGGAAGCATTGGGGCACGACTACCCTCTTGAAGGTACAAACCCGCCAAGCAAAGAGAAAATGGATGAGATTGTAGCTATTCTTAACCAATACCATTCAAACGTAAAATACTAA
- a CDS encoding lipid A deacylase LpxR family protein produces the protein MKYLRYLPLILLSCSSLASERSTLTFALDNDGIFGVDQDYTNGLFLGYTSSSITPYDWVKPLSLSFWGASSLDKWEITIGHKMYTPSDIELEKPSANDRPYAGYLHTEFNYISLNPQQAQRFNITFGTTGERALSEDAQKLVHSITKSDEPMGWKYQVDDEYAGSLGYLSHFNLMRNQALANTDFEISNVSEINVGNFRSDISTGFMFRWGTDLGGNFGAANISTENPFKAGMIGASNTGWFTYAGLEGRYRFNDLTIEGDRSGVNDYAKKNDQDPAIYDVTLENIQATAVLGIAWYNQYVGASFALTAKTPDYEEATKSVYGTGGITMFAFF, from the coding sequence ATGAAATACCTTCGTTATTTACCACTGATTCTCCTCTCTTGTTCATCACTGGCATCTGAACGCTCTACGCTAACTTTTGCGTTAGACAACGATGGTATCTTTGGTGTCGACCAAGACTATACCAACGGCTTATTTCTGGGTTACACATCATCAAGTATTACGCCCTACGATTGGGTAAAACCATTGAGTCTTTCTTTCTGGGGCGCAAGCTCTTTGGATAAGTGGGAAATTACCATTGGTCACAAGATGTACACACCTTCTGACATTGAGTTAGAAAAACCATCAGCCAATGATCGTCCATACGCAGGTTACCTACACACAGAATTCAATTACATCAGCTTGAACCCACAGCAAGCCCAACGTTTTAACATCACGTTTGGTACTACGGGCGAGCGCGCACTTTCAGAAGATGCTCAAAAATTGGTTCACTCGATCACTAAATCAGATGAACCTATGGGCTGGAAATACCAAGTTGATGATGAGTACGCTGGTAGCCTTGGTTACTTAAGTCATTTCAACCTAATGCGTAATCAAGCGTTAGCGAATACTGACTTCGAAATCTCTAACGTATCAGAGATCAACGTGGGTAATTTTAGAAGCGACATTTCTACTGGGTTTATGTTCCGTTGGGGTACTGACTTGGGCGGCAACTTTGGCGCAGCTAACATCAGCACAGAAAACCCATTCAAAGCAGGCATGATAGGTGCATCAAATACAGGTTGGTTTACTTACGCTGGCCTTGAAGGGCGTTACCGATTTAATGACCTGACTATCGAAGGGGATCGCTCCGGTGTTAATGATTACGCAAAGAAAAACGACCAAGATCCCGCTATCTACGATGTAACCTTAGAGAACATTCAAGCAACAGCTGTACTTGGTATTGCTTGGTATAACCAATACGTTGGTGCATCTTTCGCACTCACGGCAAAAACACCCGATTACGAAGAAGCAACAAAGTCAGTATACGGTACTGGTGGCATCACTATGTTTGCTTTCTTCTAG
- the pflB gene encoding formate C-acetyltransferase, whose translation MAEQFAKAWEDFAAGEWQSEVNVRDFIQKNYTPYEGDESFLVSEGTEATNKLWSSVMEGIKQENATKAPVDFDTSVISTITAHDAGYIEKDLETIVGLQTEKPLKRAIIPNGGVRMVEGSCKAYGETLDPMVSKIYSEYRKTHNAGVFDIYTPDILKCRKSGVLTGLPDAYGRGRIIGDYRRVALYGINFLMKDKAAQFASLQERFENGEDLSATMQLREEISEQHRALGQIKQMAEKYGFDISEPAQTAQEAIQWTYFGYLAAVKSQNGAAMSLGRTSTFLDIYIERDIAAGKITEDQAQEMIDHFVMKLRMVRFLRTPEYDELFSGDPIWATESMGGMGVDGRTLVTRSNFRFLNSLYTMGPSPEPNITVLWSEQLPDGFKRFCAKVSIDTSSIQYENDDLMRPDLGSDDYAIACCVSPMIVGKQMQFFGARANLAKTMLYAINGGVDEKLKMQVGPVGDKITDEVLNYDDVMGRLDTFMDWLAKQYVTALNSIHFMHDKYSYEASLMALHDRDVRRTMACGIAGLSVAADSLSAIKFATVKPIRDEDGIATDFEIEGDYPKYGNNDSRVDDIACELVSTFMNKIRKLKTYRDSIPTQSVLTITSNVVYGKKTGNTPDGRRAGAPFAPGANPMHGRDEKGAVASLTSVGKLPFADAQDGISYTFSIVPNALGKEEDSQRANLAGLMDGYFHHEAGIEGGQHLNVNVLNRETLEDAVKHPEKYPQLTIRVSGYAVRFNSLTTEQQADVIARTFTESL comes from the coding sequence ATGGCAGAGCAATTTGCTAAAGCTTGGGAAGATTTTGCTGCAGGTGAGTGGCAAAGCGAAGTAAACGTTCGTGATTTCATTCAAAAGAACTACACGCCATATGAAGGCGACGAGTCTTTCCTAGTTTCTGAGGGTACTGAAGCAACTAACAAGCTTTGGTCTTCGGTAATGGAAGGTATCAAACAGGAAAACGCAACTAAAGCACCTGTAGATTTCGATACTTCTGTTATCTCTACCATTACTGCTCACGATGCAGGTTACATTGAGAAAGATCTTGAGACTATCGTTGGTCTACAAACTGAGAAGCCACTAAAACGTGCAATCATCCCTAACGGTGGTGTACGTATGGTTGAAGGTTCTTGTAAAGCATACGGTGAAACTCTTGACCCAATGGTTTCAAAAATCTACTCAGAATACCGCAAAACACACAATGCTGGCGTTTTCGATATCTACACTCCTGATATCCTAAAATGTCGTAAGTCTGGTGTTCTGACTGGTCTTCCTGATGCTTACGGCCGTGGTCGTATCATTGGTGACTACCGTCGTGTTGCACTTTACGGTATCAACTTCCTAATGAAAGACAAAGCGGCTCAATTCGCATCTCTACAAGAGCGTTTCGAGAACGGCGAAGATCTTTCTGCAACAATGCAATTGCGTGAAGAGATCTCAGAGCAACATCGTGCTCTAGGTCAAATCAAGCAAATGGCTGAGAAATACGGTTTCGATATCTCTGAGCCAGCTCAAACTGCTCAAGAAGCTATCCAGTGGACTTACTTCGGCTACCTAGCTGCTGTTAAATCTCAAAACGGTGCTGCAATGTCTCTAGGTCGTACTTCGACTTTCCTAGACATCTACATCGAGCGTGATATCGCTGCTGGCAAAATCACAGAAGACCAAGCACAAGAGATGATCGACCACTTCGTAATGAAGCTGCGTATGGTTCGTTTCCTACGTACTCCTGAGTACGATGAGCTATTCTCTGGCGACCCAATCTGGGCTACAGAATCTATGGGTGGTATGGGTGTGGATGGTCGTACGCTAGTAACGCGTTCGAACTTCCGTTTCCTTAACTCTCTATACACTATGGGTCCTTCTCCAGAGCCAAACATCACTGTTCTTTGGTCTGAGCAACTACCTGACGGCTTCAAGCGTTTCTGTGCGAAGGTATCTATCGATACTTCTTCTATCCAGTACGAAAATGATGACCTAATGCGTCCTGACCTTGGTTCTGATGATTACGCAATCGCTTGTTGTGTATCACCAATGATCGTTGGTAAGCAAATGCAGTTCTTCGGCGCTCGTGCTAACCTTGCAAAAACTATGCTTTACGCAATCAACGGCGGCGTTGATGAGAAGCTTAAAATGCAAGTTGGCCCAGTTGGCGACAAGATCACTGACGAAGTACTTAACTACGATGACGTAATGGGTCGCCTAGACACATTCATGGATTGGTTAGCTAAGCAATACGTGACAGCTCTAAACAGCATTCACTTCATGCACGACAAGTACAGCTACGAAGCGTCTCTAATGGCTCTTCATGACCGTGACGTTCGTCGTACTATGGCTTGTGGTATCGCTGGTCTGTCTGTTGCTGCTGACTCACTGTCTGCAATCAAATTCGCGACTGTTAAACCAATCCGCGACGAAGATGGCATCGCAACTGACTTCGAAATCGAAGGCGATTACCCTAAATACGGTAACAACGACTCTCGTGTAGATGACATTGCTTGTGAACTAGTTTCTACGTTCATGAACAAGATCCGTAAGCTTAAGACTTACCGTGATTCAATCCCTACACAGTCAGTTCTTACTATCACGTCTAACGTGGTTTACGGTAAGAAAACAGGTAACACTCCAGACGGTCGTCGTGCTGGCGCTCCTTTCGCTCCTGGTGCAAACCCAATGCACGGTCGTGATGAGAAAGGCGCTGTAGCTTCACTAACGTCTGTAGGTAAACTACCGTTTGCTGATGCTCAAGATGGTATCTCTTACACTTTCTCTATCGTGCCAAACGCGCTAGGTAAAGAAGAAGATAGCCAACGTGCTAACCTTGCAGGCCTAATGGATGGTTACTTCCACCACGAAGCTGGCATTGAAGGTGGTCAACACCTGAACGTGAACGTTCTTAACCGCGAAACTCTTGAAGACGCAGTTAAGCACCCTGAGAAATACCCTCAGCTAACGATTCGTGTTTCTGGTTACGCTGTACGCTTTAACTCTCTGACTACAGAGCAGCAAGCTGACGTAATCGCACGTACATTTACTGAGTCTCTATAA
- a CDS encoding DUF3360 family protein — MSDVVNNANSEVEEKSYKELHRPASEFESRSDYLDHELQIMKPRRFGLNLPGRDFRFELEDLVPALAGTIGIIAMYSAVMMSWADGLTQAWDHVNLGKDFAIEVARVEMLIPALLFCILASGFFNPKANLAGNHGPMIPLIGTIALAGAHPLALAILIGVFGLILSFLKGGSKLVNLTSEGTAGGLLIFLGLTGTMSQINSIQAWAVGLQSSTVEAGSMGYVGLIVLAITIAIYAFLAKVNKRWLAIPVCAFTGLAIALALGAGFDIVFETEMGIPNLNPVYWWGSTSEGWMLGLPNVEHFIASLPFAILAVAMWSPDFLGHRIFQELNYPKKSEKVLMDVDDTMTMCSVRQMVGTAVGGGNITSSWGTYMIPAAIAKRPIPGGAILLGSLCIIVAILGFPMDVAVWPPVMRVALLVGVSLPLLEAGMQMVKDSKDSQAAGICIFGSAVVNPVLAWALTMLLDNNGLIGDKERAKRLSFVDKIVIPVGVLVICLVAMLAVGMLESQYGLKAWL, encoded by the coding sequence ATGTCAGACGTTGTGAATAATGCGAACTCTGAAGTAGAAGAGAAAAGCTATAAAGAGCTACACCGCCCTGCTTCTGAATTTGAGAGCCGCTCAGATTACTTAGATCACGAACTTCAAATCATGAAGCCTCGTCGTTTTGGCCTAAACCTTCCAGGCCGTGATTTCCGTTTTGAACTTGAAGATCTTGTTCCTGCACTTGCTGGTACCATCGGTATCATCGCGATGTACTCAGCAGTAATGATGTCTTGGGCTGATGGCCTAACTCAAGCTTGGGATCACGTAAACCTAGGTAAAGACTTCGCGATTGAAGTTGCTCGTGTAGAAATGCTAATTCCTGCACTGCTGTTCTGTATCCTTGCTTCTGGTTTCTTCAACCCTAAAGCAAACCTTGCCGGTAACCACGGCCCAATGATTCCTCTTATTGGTACCATCGCTCTCGCTGGTGCTCACCCTCTTGCATTGGCTATCCTTATCGGTGTCTTCGGTCTCATCCTAAGTTTCCTAAAAGGCGGTTCCAAGCTGGTTAACCTGACTTCGGAAGGTACCGCTGGTGGCTTGCTCATTTTCTTAGGCCTAACCGGTACCATGAGTCAAATTAACTCTATCCAAGCATGGGCAGTTGGTCTTCAATCTTCTACGGTTGAAGCGGGCAGCATGGGTTACGTTGGTCTTATCGTTCTTGCTATTACGATCGCTATCTACGCTTTCTTAGCAAAAGTGAACAAGCGTTGGTTAGCTATCCCAGTTTGTGCATTCACAGGCCTTGCTATTGCATTAGCACTGGGCGCTGGTTTCGATATCGTATTCGAAACTGAAATGGGTATCCCAAACCTAAACCCAGTTTACTGGTGGGGTTCGACTTCTGAAGGTTGGATGCTTGGCTTGCCAAACGTTGAACACTTCATCGCTTCTCTACCATTTGCAATCCTAGCGGTAGCGATGTGGTCACCTGACTTCCTAGGTCACCGTATCTTCCAAGAACTAAACTACCCTAAAAAGTCTGAAAAAGTTCTGATGGACGTTGATGACACTATGACTATGTGTTCAGTTCGTCAAATGGTGGGTACAGCGGTTGGTGGTGGTAACATCACTTCTTCTTGGGGTACTTACATGATCCCAGCAGCAATCGCGAAACGTCCAATTCCTGGCGGCGCAATCTTGCTTGGTTCTCTATGTATTATTGTTGCGATTCTTGGTTTCCCAATGGACGTTGCAGTATGGCCACCAGTGATGCGTGTTGCGCTACTTGTAGGTGTATCTCTGCCTCTACTTGAAGCGGGTATGCAAATGGTTAAGGATTCAAAGGATTCTCAAGCAGCTGGTATCTGTATCTTCGGTTCAGCGGTTGTTAACCCTGTATTAGCATGGGCTCTGACTATGCTTCTTGATAACAACGGTCTAATTGGTGATAAAGAGCGTGCGAAGCGTCTATCATTTGTAGACAAGATTGTAATCCCAGTTGGCGTTTTAGTTATCTGTTTAGTAGCAATGCTTGCAGTTGGTATGCTAGAAAGTCAATATGGCCTAAAAGCTTGGCTATAA